One genomic segment of Aquipluma nitroreducens includes these proteins:
- a CDS encoding MutS-related protein, whose amino-acid sequence MKADLLANYQALADQYQSLANKKKDQLRLIAIARLISFIGIFPAWFYLSPVNEILAVTISFVLLVAFFLLIKKFIQTEKQLFYYQCLCKINRDEISALNRDISSFDPGNEFTDPHHDYSYDLDLFGIGSLFQFLNRTVTRQGKNRLATLLKKTQRSSEEIRSRQEGIQELAEEFSWRQNFMAKGMETDGTKDHYNESIDQVIHLKSIRSLKYLLIILPALTIFLIALSIAEVDTHSLYRLALFAQWIIIGLYFKTILKFHQKFESQGKLLRRYAEMIRQIEAFDFKSSYLVSLKEKLSHQGKTASTITSELQKILDQFDYSKNLLVGFVLDSIFLWDIRCLVKLNKWQQDYAGVLPHWFEVIAEMDALTSLANCNYNHPAWITPEVSQNTFAFNAKAMGHPLIDETRRISNSFQILKEEKIVIITGANMAGKSTFLRTIGVNLILASNGCKACAESFEFSPIRIYTNMRTSDNLMNDESYFYAELLRLQSMLTLLRNGENLFVILDEMLKGTNSIDKLNGSKELIHQLISLKTHGIVATHDLGLTELAQTIPAIKNQCFEVQLHNDELNFDYKLTNGVTRTMNATFLMKKMGIIPKE is encoded by the coding sequence ATGAAAGCAGACCTTCTGGCAAATTATCAGGCACTTGCCGATCAATATCAATCATTAGCGAACAAAAAGAAAGATCAGCTTCGGCTCATCGCCATTGCACGCCTGATCAGTTTCATCGGAATTTTTCCGGCGTGGTTCTATCTGAGTCCAGTCAATGAAATACTGGCGGTCACAATTTCGTTTGTTCTTCTGGTCGCGTTTTTTCTCCTGATCAAAAAATTCATTCAGACAGAGAAACAACTTTTTTATTATCAGTGCTTATGCAAGATCAACCGCGACGAGATTAGCGCACTAAACCGCGACATCAGTTCCTTTGATCCGGGAAACGAATTCACCGATCCGCACCACGACTACAGTTACGATCTGGATTTATTTGGCATTGGTTCCCTTTTTCAATTTCTGAACAGAACAGTTACCCGGCAAGGCAAAAACCGGCTGGCAACACTCTTGAAGAAGACTCAACGCTCGTCTGAAGAAATCAGGAGCAGGCAGGAGGGAATTCAGGAACTTGCTGAAGAATTCAGTTGGAGACAAAACTTCATGGCCAAAGGAATGGAAACCGATGGGACTAAAGATCATTACAATGAGTCGATCGATCAGGTAATACATCTGAAATCAATCCGTTCCCTGAAATACCTGCTAATAATACTTCCTGCTCTAACCATTTTCCTGATTGCATTAAGTATTGCCGAAGTTGATACTCATTCATTATACCGGCTGGCACTTTTTGCACAATGGATAATTATAGGGCTTTACTTTAAAACGATTTTAAAATTCCACCAGAAATTCGAAAGTCAGGGTAAGTTGCTTCGCCGCTATGCCGAAATGATAAGGCAAATCGAAGCCTTCGATTTTAAAAGCAGCTACCTGGTATCGTTAAAAGAAAAACTTTCGCATCAGGGGAAAACAGCAAGTACAATCACTTCTGAACTACAAAAAATTCTAGATCAATTCGATTACAGCAAAAATTTACTAGTCGGATTTGTACTCGATTCTATTTTCCTGTGGGATATTCGTTGTTTGGTAAAACTCAACAAATGGCAGCAAGATTATGCTGGCGTTCTTCCGCATTGGTTCGAAGTGATTGCAGAAATGGATGCCCTGACGAGTCTTGCCAATTGCAATTACAATCATCCGGCATGGATTACTCCTGAAGTTTCACAAAACACGTTTGCATTTAACGCTAAAGCTATGGGTCATCCGCTGATTGACGAAACCCGCCGTATCAGTAACTCCTTTCAAATTCTGAAAGAGGAAAAGATCGTCATCATTACCGGAGCCAATATGGCTGGCAAAAGCACCTTTTTACGAACCATTGGAGTCAATCTGATACTTGCTTCAAACGGATGCAAAGCTTGTGCTGAAAGCTTCGAATTTAGCCCAATTCGCATCTACACCAACATGCGCACTTCCGACAACCTGATGAACGATGAATCTTATTTCTATGCTGAATTGTTGCGTCTCCAATCGATGCTCACTCTGCTCCGCAATGGAGAAAACCTGTTTGTCATTCTCGACGAAATGTTAAAAGGCACCAACTCTATCGATAAATTAAATGGTTCGAAAGAATTAATACATCAGCTCATTTCGCTAAAAACACACGGAATTGTGGCTACCCACGATTTGGGACTTACAGAACTGGCGCAAACCATTCCGGCAATTAAAAACCAATGTTTTGAGGTTCAGCTGCACAACGACGAACTAAACTTCGACTACAAACTCACCAACGGAGTTACCAGAACCATGAATGCCACCTTCCTGATGAAAAAAATGGGAATTATTCCGAAGGAGTAA
- the obgE gene encoding GTPase ObgE, which yields MADTNFVDYVKIYARSGNGGPGSTHFRREKSEPKGGPDGGDGGRGGHIILVGNTQMWTLLHLKYRRHVFAGHGESGGKQCSSGADGEDVYLDVPLGTVAKDAETGETLFEITTDGESKILVQGGRGGLGNVHFKSATQQTPRFAQPGEPFVEGWFTLELKILADVGLVGFPSAGKSTLLSVVSAAKPKIADYPFTTLVPNIGIVSYRDNQSFVMADIPGIIEGAHEGKGLGLRFLRHIERNSMLLFMVPADAKDYRKEFGILMNELQQYNPELLDKDRFLVISKSDFLDDELKVEISEQLKDIPHLFISSITGQGIMQLKDKIWQILNK from the coding sequence ATGGCAGATACTAATTTTGTTGATTACGTTAAAATATATGCCCGGTCAGGAAACGGAGGTCCCGGTTCAACGCATTTCCGGAGAGAAAAATCGGAACCCAAAGGCGGCCCGGATGGTGGAGATGGCGGTCGTGGAGGACACATTATTCTGGTTGGCAATACTCAAATGTGGACTTTGCTACATTTAAAATACCGCAGGCATGTCTTTGCAGGCCATGGCGAGTCGGGCGGAAAACAATGCAGTAGTGGAGCCGACGGCGAAGATGTTTATTTGGATGTTCCACTTGGCACTGTGGCCAAGGATGCCGAAACAGGCGAAACACTCTTCGAAATCACAACTGATGGGGAATCAAAAATTCTGGTACAAGGCGGTAGAGGCGGGCTTGGAAATGTTCATTTCAAATCGGCTACGCAACAAACACCGCGTTTCGCTCAACCAGGCGAACCTTTCGTCGAGGGTTGGTTTACGCTCGAATTAAAGATTTTGGCTGATGTTGGTTTGGTCGGATTTCCAAGTGCTGGTAAATCGACCTTACTTTCGGTTGTATCGGCGGCAAAACCTAAAATTGCGGATTATCCATTCACAACTCTGGTTCCAAATATTGGCATTGTAAGCTATCGCGACAATCAATCATTTGTTATGGCCGATATCCCGGGAATTATCGAAGGAGCTCACGAAGGCAAAGGCCTGGGGCTACGCTTTTTGCGCCACATCGAAAGAAATTCGATGCTTCTGTTTATGGTTCCTGCCGATGCAAAAGACTATCGCAAAGAATTTGGCATTCTGATGAATGAATTGCAGCAATATAATCCGGAGTTGTTAGACAAAGATCGTTTCCTGGTAATTAGTAAAAGTGATTTTCTGGACGATGAGTTGAAAGTGGAAATCAGCGAACAACTGAAAGACATTCCACACTTGTTCATTTCATCGATAACCGGACAGGGAATTATGCAACTAAAAGATAAAATCTGGCAAATTCTGAATAAATAA
- a CDS encoding acyl-CoA dehydrogenase family protein translates to MANFYTDNKDLKFHLTHPLMEKIVRLKERNFEEQKKFNFAPMDYEDAQDSFDKVLEVVGEICGDIVAPNAEGIDAEGPSVVDGRVIYASGTEVNINALRKAGLMGMSLPRKYDGLNFPIVPYIMAADIVSRADAGFVNIWGLQDCAETINEFASEEQKMKYLPRVCAGETMAMDLTEPDAGSDLQAVQLKATWDEKKGTWMLNGVKRFITNGDGDIALVLARSEAGTKDGRGLSMFIYDKRNGGVTVRRIEHKMGIIGSPTCELVFKDAPGELVGDRKMGLIKYVMALMNGARLGIHAQSVGVSESAYREALAYAKERMQFGKAIIKFPAVYEMITTMKAKLDASRTLLYETARFVDMYKTYAHISEERALDKDEKAEMKKYQKLADLFTPLGKGIASEFCNQLAYDAVQIHGGSGFMKDYPVERIYRDARITSIYEGTTQLQVVAAIRGVTTGGYLAQIREYESQKITPELEFMRRTLIILTDDYEQAVAKVVDSNDNEFIDFHARRLVEMAGFIIMSYLLVVDSNRDASFTKSAKVFIKLTKSLVKGHAEFIRSSVVEDLAAYKIEMS, encoded by the coding sequence ATGGCTAATTTTTATACTGACAATAAAGACCTGAAATTCCATTTGACCCATCCGCTGATGGAGAAAATTGTTCGGCTGAAAGAACGGAATTTCGAAGAACAGAAGAAATTCAATTTTGCACCCATGGATTATGAAGATGCACAGGATAGTTTCGACAAAGTGCTGGAAGTTGTGGGTGAAATCTGCGGCGACATTGTTGCTCCGAATGCGGAAGGCATCGATGCTGAAGGCCCAAGCGTTGTTGATGGCCGTGTAATTTATGCCAGTGGCACTGAAGTAAACATTAATGCACTCCGGAAAGCCGGCCTGATGGGAATGTCGTTACCACGGAAATACGATGGCCTGAACTTCCCGATAGTACCTTATATTATGGCTGCGGATATTGTTTCACGCGCTGATGCCGGATTTGTGAACATCTGGGGACTTCAGGATTGTGCTGAAACCATCAACGAATTTGCGTCGGAAGAGCAAAAAATGAAATATTTACCGCGCGTTTGTGCCGGAGAAACCATGGCTATGGATTTAACTGAGCCAGATGCAGGTTCCGATTTGCAGGCTGTTCAGTTAAAAGCAACCTGGGATGAAAAGAAAGGTACCTGGATGTTGAATGGTGTAAAACGCTTCATCACCAATGGCGATGGCGACATTGCACTGGTATTGGCTCGTTCAGAAGCTGGAACAAAAGATGGTCGTGGTCTGTCAATGTTTATCTACGACAAACGCAATGGCGGAGTCACTGTTCGTCGCATCGAACACAAAATGGGGATCATTGGTTCACCAACCTGCGAGCTGGTATTTAAAGACGCTCCAGGCGAATTAGTGGGCGATCGTAAAATGGGGTTGATCAAATATGTTATGGCTTTGATGAATGGTGCCCGTTTGGGTATTCACGCACAGTCAGTTGGTGTTTCAGAATCGGCTTACCGCGAAGCTTTGGCTTATGCCAAAGAGCGCATGCAGTTCGGAAAAGCTATCATTAAATTTCCTGCGGTGTATGAAATGATCACTACGATGAAAGCGAAACTGGATGCTTCGCGTACTTTATTGTACGAAACAGCCCGTTTTGTCGACATGTATAAAACATACGCTCATATTTCAGAAGAACGCGCCTTAGACAAAGACGAAAAGGCTGAAATGAAGAAATATCAGAAGTTGGCCGACCTCTTTACTCCGCTGGGTAAAGGTATCGCCAGCGAATTCTGTAATCAGTTGGCTTACGATGCGGTTCAGATTCACGGCGGTTCAGGTTTCATGAAAGATTATCCGGTTGAACGAATTTATCGTGATGCCCGTATTACCTCTATTTACGAAGGAACAACCCAGTTGCAGGTTGTTGCAGCCATCCGTGGCGTAACAACCGGAGGTTACCTGGCTCAGATTCGTGAATACGAGTCTCAGAAAATCACTCCTGAACTGGAATTCATGCGCCGCACGCTGATCATCCTTACCGATGATTACGAGCAAGCTGTCGCCAAGGTAGTTGATAGTAATGACAATGAATTTATCGATTTCCATGCACGTCGCTTAGTCGAAATGGCTGGATTCATCATTATGAGCTACCTGTTGGTTGTTGATAGCAATCGCGATGCATCATTTACCAAATCAGCAAAAGTATTCATTAAACTAACCAAATCATTGGTAAAAGGCCATGCAGAGTTCATCCGCAGTTCGGTGGTTGAAGATCTCGCAGCTTATAAAATTGAAATGTCGTAA
- a CDS encoding DMT family transporter, with amino-acid sequence MAWIYLLIAGILEVVWAVGMKYSEGWTKLYPSIFTIVSMVIGFYFLSLAVKSLPLGTAYAVWTGIGTVGTVIFGLVFFKEPIDLIKAVCIILIVTGIVGLRVFHRA; translated from the coding sequence ATGGCTTGGATATATTTACTAATTGCTGGTATTTTGGAAGTTGTGTGGGCTGTTGGGATGAAATATTCTGAAGGCTGGACGAAGCTTTATCCAAGTATATTTACGATTGTATCGATGGTTATTGGGTTTTATTTCCTTTCGCTGGCTGTTAAATCGTTGCCTTTGGGTACTGCTTATGCGGTTTGGACCGGGATTGGCACTGTTGGTACAGTTATCTTCGGACTTGTTTTCTTTAAAGAACCGATTGACCTGATTAAGGCTGTTTGTATCATACTAATTGTGACAGGGATTGTTGGACTAAGGGTGTTTCACAGGGCATAA
- the hpt gene encoding hypoxanthine phosphoribosyltransferase, translated as MKNVKIHDKEFELFITYEKIRSIVEEMSEKMNNDFKDKNPLFLCILNGSFMFAAEIFKRISLLDAEISFIKLASYSGTHTTGSVKQLIGLNEDLTGRTVIVLEDIVDSGITIVNTIEQIKAKNPADIKIATLLLKPDALQVKVQLDYIGLEIPNDFIVGYGLDYDGRGRNLIDIYKVTEKK; from the coding sequence ATGAAAAACGTAAAAATACATGACAAGGAGTTTGAGCTTTTCATCACATATGAGAAGATCCGGTCAATCGTTGAAGAAATGTCAGAGAAAATGAATAACGATTTCAAAGATAAAAACCCTTTGTTTCTCTGTATTCTAAACGGCTCGTTTATGTTTGCTGCTGAAATTTTCAAGCGTATTTCTTTACTCGATGCGGAGATATCATTTATCAAGCTGGCCTCATATTCCGGCACACATACTACCGGATCGGTGAAGCAGTTAATTGGACTAAACGAAGATTTGACAGGTCGCACTGTAATTGTGCTTGAAGACATTGTTGATTCAGGCATCACCATTGTTAATACCATCGAACAAATAAAAGCAAAGAACCCTGCTGATATCAAAATTGCAACCCTACTTCTAAAACCCGACGCACTTCAGGTTAAAGTTCAACTCGATTACATCGGACTGGAAATTCCGAATGATTTTATTGTTGGCTATGGCCTGGATTACGATGGAAGAGGTCGCAATTTGATTGACATTTATAAAGTAACCGAAAAAAAGTAA
- the purE gene encoding 5-(carboxyamino)imidazole ribonucleotide mutase, producing the protein MEPRVSIIMGSTSDLGVMEAAAKILDEFEIPFEINALSAHRTPESVEAFAKGAKARGIQVIIAAAGMAAHLPGVIAAMTTLPVIGVPINASISGIDSLLAIVQMPPGIPVATVAVNGAQNAGILAVQMMALGDAGLAVKLESFKETLKLKIEKANKDLAEIKFRYKTN; encoded by the coding sequence ATGGAACCAAGAGTCAGTATTATTATGGGAAGTACTTCCGATTTGGGAGTTATGGAAGCAGCAGCTAAAATATTGGATGAGTTTGAGATCCCTTTCGAAATCAATGCTTTATCAGCACACCGGACACCCGAGTCAGTTGAAGCCTTTGCCAAAGGAGCGAAAGCCCGCGGGATACAGGTTATTATCGCTGCAGCAGGAATGGCAGCCCATTTGCCTGGGGTTATTGCTGCAATGACAACACTTCCAGTAATTGGAGTGCCAATTAATGCCTCGATAAGTGGTATCGATTCGTTGCTGGCTATTGTGCAAATGCCTCCCGGAATTCCAGTTGCTACGGTTGCCGTAAATGGTGCTCAAAATGCTGGTATTCTTGCAGTTCAGATGATGGCTTTGGGCGATGCCGGATTGGCTGTCAAATTGGAAAGTTTCAAAGAGACGCTGAAATTAAAGATTGAAAAGGCGAATAAAGACCTGGCAGAGATAAAATTCAGGTACAAAACAAATTAG
- a CDS encoding lysophospholipid acyltransferase family protein, whose protein sequence is MVHKINFDDIRPFDDSEVNQSLRILLQDEGFQHILQFIFKDQEKIDQIKLLLSHVHTIKDLQLKFMYQMVDDLILKKSTDGLTSSGLDLLDKNASYLFISNHRDIILDSAIMNFLIVLEGMNTTEIAIGNNLLIEKWIEYTVKLNRAFVVRRNLPVRELLMASQKLSEYIRRDITRKNTSVWIAQREGRTKDGNDKTQQSLLKMLNLSNIHEVGEGFKELRIVPLSISYEIEPCGISKVAELYKKQTEGFEKTQEDDLRSMGEGLVRPKGRVHFGFGEPISSQIDLICKEETISNQIEKLAEIIDANIYSNFKLWPNNYIAEDILNQTNTNLDQYTSEQFDRFSTMLNEAVETISGDKEVIRTMFLQMYVNPLINKRKSLM, encoded by the coding sequence ATGGTTCATAAAATTAATTTCGACGATATTCGTCCATTTGATGATTCTGAGGTAAATCAAAGCCTGAGAATACTGCTTCAGGATGAAGGTTTTCAGCATATTTTACAATTCATTTTCAAAGATCAGGAAAAGATTGATCAGATAAAGTTGCTTCTTTCCCATGTTCATACGATTAAAGATTTGCAACTAAAGTTTATGTATCAAATGGTTGATGATTTGATCCTGAAAAAATCAACCGATGGATTGACTTCAAGTGGACTTGATTTGCTTGATAAAAATGCCAGCTATCTCTTTATTTCGAACCATCGGGATATTATCCTCGATTCAGCCATTATGAACTTTCTGATTGTGCTGGAAGGAATGAATACTACGGAGATTGCAATTGGAAATAATTTGCTCATTGAAAAATGGATTGAATATACAGTTAAACTTAACCGTGCTTTTGTTGTTCGTAGAAATTTGCCTGTGAGGGAGTTGCTGATGGCTTCCCAAAAGCTGTCAGAATATATACGACGAGATATTACCCGAAAAAATACCTCGGTTTGGATTGCTCAACGCGAAGGACGAACGAAAGATGGAAATGATAAAACCCAACAGTCCTTGCTTAAAATGTTGAATTTGAGCAATATTCATGAAGTGGGTGAAGGGTTTAAAGAATTGCGGATTGTTCCGCTTTCAATCTCCTATGAAATTGAGCCATGTGGTATTTCTAAAGTTGCCGAATTGTACAAAAAGCAAACTGAGGGTTTTGAAAAGACGCAGGAGGACGACCTCAGAAGCATGGGAGAGGGGCTGGTAAGACCCAAAGGACGTGTGCATTTTGGATTTGGTGAACCAATTTCAAGTCAGATCGATTTAATTTGCAAAGAAGAAACCATTTCGAATCAGATCGAAAAGTTGGCTGAGATTATTGATGCCAATATATACAGCAACTTTAAGCTTTGGCCAAATAATTATATTGCTGAAGATATCCTGAATCAGACCAATACCAATCTCGACCAATATACAAGCGAGCAATTCGATCGTTTTTCTACGATGCTTAATGAAGCAGTAGAAACAATTTCAGGAGACAAAGAGGTGATACGAACCATGTTCCTGCAGATGTATGTAAATCCATTAATTAACAAACGTAAATCATTGATGTAA
- a CDS encoding adenylate kinase — MLNLVLFGPPGAGKGTQADFLIEKFRLIHLSTGDLLRSQIAAETTLGVEAKSYMDKGFLVPDSIVIGMIKSKLNENKSANGYIFDGFPRTVAQAKALDELLAEYNTPVSGMLCLLVENEELINRLLFRGKTSGRPDDQDVSIIENRIKIYHEKTAPLRDYYREQNKYYKIDGTGTIEEIAQRLSQTVSTL; from the coding sequence ATGTTAAATCTAGTTTTATTTGGCCCTCCTGGTGCAGGAAAAGGCACTCAGGCTGACTTTTTAATTGAGAAGTTTAGGCTTATTCACCTTTCAACAGGTGATTTATTACGTAGCCAGATCGCTGCCGAAACAACTCTCGGAGTGGAAGCGAAAAGCTATATGGATAAAGGATTTCTGGTTCCTGATTCGATCGTTATTGGTATGATCAAATCGAAACTCAACGAGAACAAAAGTGCCAACGGATATATTTTTGATGGTTTCCCCCGGACAGTAGCACAAGCAAAGGCACTCGATGAATTGCTTGCTGAATACAATACACCGGTTTCAGGCATGCTTTGCCTGTTAGTTGAAAACGAAGAGCTGATCAACCGATTGCTTTTCCGTGGAAAAACATCTGGCCGACCAGATGATCAGGATGTTTCGATCATTGAAAACCGGATCAAAATCTACCACGAAAAAACGGCTCCTTTGAGAGATTACTACCGCGAACAAAACAAGTACTATAAAATTGACGGTACTGGAACCATTGAAGAAATTGCTCAGCGACTCAGTCAAACGGTATCAACTCTTTAA
- a CDS encoding electron transfer flavoprotein subunit alpha/FixB family protein yields MNSVFVYIEIEDGQVAEVSMELMTKGRALATELKVKLEAIAIGYKLDGIEKDIFPYGVDVLHIADDKRLAPYSTLPHNAIVVKLFQEEKPQIALMGASSVGRDLGPRVSSALHSGLTADCTSLVIGDHEDKKAEKVYENLLYQIRPAFGGNIIATIINPDCRPQMATVREGVMKKEILDPKYKGTINKLDVSKYTTDLDFVVEMIERHMEKSKVNIKGAPIIVAGGYGVGSKENFNLLFELAEVLGGEVGASRAAVDSGYIEHGRQIGQTGTTVRPKLYIACGISGQIQHRAGMEESAQIIAINTDPDAPINSIADYVITGDVAEILPKMIKYYKANTK; encoded by the coding sequence ATGAATAGTGTTTTTGTTTATATTGAAATAGAAGACGGTCAGGTTGCCGAAGTCAGCATGGAATTGATGACTAAAGGACGCGCACTGGCCACCGAATTAAAGGTAAAGCTCGAAGCAATTGCCATTGGGTACAAGCTCGATGGAATTGAAAAAGACATTTTCCCTTATGGTGTTGATGTTTTACACATTGCCGACGACAAACGTTTGGCTCCATATTCAACCTTGCCACACAATGCCATCGTGGTGAAACTTTTTCAGGAAGAAAAACCACAGATCGCCTTGATGGGCGCCAGTTCTGTTGGCCGCGATTTAGGTCCGCGTGTATCTTCGGCTTTGCATAGCGGCTTAACTGCCGACTGTACTTCACTCGTTATTGGCGATCATGAAGACAAAAAGGCTGAAAAAGTATATGAGAATTTGCTTTACCAGATCCGTCCGGCTTTTGGAGGTAACATTATTGCTACCATTATTAATCCTGACTGTCGCCCGCAAATGGCTACCGTTCGCGAGGGCGTAATGAAAAAAGAAATCCTTGATCCGAAATACAAAGGAACGATCAATAAGCTTGACGTTTCGAAATACACCACCGACCTTGATTTTGTGGTTGAAATGATCGAACGTCACATGGAAAAGAGTAAGGTTAACATCAAAGGCGCTCCGATCATTGTTGCCGGAGGTTACGGTGTTGGCTCGAAAGAGAATTTCAACCTGCTTTTCGAATTGGCTGAAGTATTAGGTGGCGAAGTTGGCGCTTCACGTGCTGCTGTTGATTCAGGATACATCGAACATGGCCGTCAGATTGGCCAGACCGGAACAACTGTTCGTCCGAAACTGTATATCGCTTGTGGTATCTCTGGACAAATTCAGCATCGTGCCGGAATGGAAGAATCGGCTCAGATCATTGCGATCAATACCGATCCGGATGCTCCGATTAATTCAATCGCTGATTATGTGATCACTGGCGACGTCGCTGAGATCCTTCCAAAGATGATCAAATACTATAAAGCGAATACAAAGTAG
- a CDS encoding helix-hairpin-helix domain-containing protein, with protein sequence MKQIFLLILISGLAVFSNAQNPKVTQITEDLLESVGENMSDDSDIQEILDDLEGFSQNPLKINLASRDDLLRLHLLSEVQINNLIAYRAKTGTIYSLYELAAVDEFTPDVMQKLESFISFDILEPQSGKKRSSTDLFVRSNRTFSSTGQADQAKYEGSPERYYARLKHVSHGMEYGVVAEKDPGEAFFRRSNKQGFDYTNAFANFRLGHKDSRIYVGGYHVRFGQGLVAWQGFSMGKSAETTQVSRSDQGIKSYSSTDENQFFRGVAGRFSYRNFTFYSFLSRHRLDASLDTLDVQRYFGAFQTSGYHRTGSEIAGENSLEQFVGGGHATYSHNQWSFGLTSVYTRFDAIMDRSDEPYNQFLPAGKDNLVAGFDWKGSVKKIFFFGEAAIGKNSGKALLAGAMMKPASNAELSLVYRNINKTYFSFFSNAFTESSRTNDEHGLYLGLKVFPVSRWILWVYADFFQHQWLKYTTSAPSSGTEFLAQVSYSPSLRTSFYLRFFQEEKEQRLITESLRYNEQQLINRLRLNYNHDLTQQVSLKSRIEFSFYSKQSNEKGILIYQDVAFKPLQKSFSMNGRFAFYSTDGYNSRLYAYENDLLYSFSVPALYGKGIRAYFNLQQKFGNQFTLWLKFATTHQFASTSVDSSTKSEVKFQVRYQF encoded by the coding sequence ATGAAGCAAATATTTCTACTGATATTGATTTCAGGATTAGCTGTGTTTTCAAATGCACAGAACCCCAAGGTGACCCAAATTACTGAAGATTTGCTTGAATCGGTAGGCGAAAATATGAGTGACGACTCCGATATTCAGGAAATTCTGGATGATTTGGAGGGTTTCAGTCAAAATCCGTTGAAAATCAATCTGGCTTCAAGAGATGATCTGCTCCGATTGCATTTGTTGTCAGAGGTTCAGATTAATAACCTGATTGCTTACAGAGCGAAAACGGGTACTATTTACAGTTTGTATGAGTTGGCGGCTGTTGATGAGTTTACTCCGGATGTGATGCAAAAGTTGGAGTCATTTATTTCGTTTGATATTTTGGAGCCACAATCAGGAAAGAAACGATCGTCAACCGATCTCTTTGTGCGCTCGAACCGGACTTTTTCTTCGACGGGTCAGGCCGACCAGGCCAAATATGAAGGTTCTCCGGAACGATACTATGCGAGATTGAAACATGTCTCTCATGGAATGGAGTATGGCGTAGTTGCTGAAAAAGATCCCGGCGAAGCCTTTTTTCGGCGTTCGAATAAGCAAGGGTTCGATTATACCAATGCTTTTGCTAACTTCAGGTTGGGGCATAAAGATTCCCGGATTTATGTTGGAGGCTATCATGTGCGTTTCGGACAGGGATTAGTTGCCTGGCAAGGCTTTTCAATGGGTAAGTCTGCCGAAACGACTCAGGTTTCTCGTTCCGATCAGGGCATTAAATCTTATTCGTCGACCGACGAAAATCAGTTTTTCAGGGGAGTAGCGGGTCGGTTTAGTTATCGTAATTTTACATTCTATTCATTTCTTTCGCGGCACAGGTTGGATGCCAGTTTGGACACATTGGACGTGCAGCGCTATTTTGGCGCGTTTCAGACCAGCGGATATCATCGGACAGGTTCTGAAATTGCCGGCGAGAATTCGTTGGAACAGTTTGTGGGTGGCGGACATGCGACTTATTCGCATAATCAATGGTCGTTCGGACTGACTTCAGTTTATACCCGTTTTGATGCTATTATGGATCGAAGTGACGAGCCGTATAATCAATTTCTTCCGGCGGGAAAAGATAATTTGGTGGCTGGTTTTGACTGGAAAGGTTCAGTAAAGAAAATATTCTTTTTTGGTGAAGCCGCTATTGGTAAGAATTCGGGAAAAGCTCTGTTGGCTGGTGCTATGATGAAACCTGCTTCGAATGCTGAATTGTCTTTGGTTTACCGGAATATCAATAAAACATATTTCAGCTTTTTCTCTAATGCGTTTACCGAATCATCAAGGACTAACGATGAGCATGGTTTATACCTGGGGTTAAAAGTCTTTCCGGTTTCTCGTTGGATTCTCTGGGTCTATGCCGATTTCTTTCAACATCAATGGCTGAAATATACAACCTCAGCGCCATCGTCTGGCACTGAATTTCTGGCGCAGGTGTCGTACAGTCCATCTCTTCGAACTAGCTTTTATCTGAGGTTCTTTCAGGAAGAAAAAGAGCAGCGATTGATTACGGAAAGCCTAAGATACAACGAGCAACAGTTGATTAACCGTTTGCGATTAAATTACAACCACGATTTAACTCAGCAGGTCAGCCTGAAAAGTAGGATTGAGTTTTCTTTTTATTCAAAACAAAGTAATGAAAAGGGCATTCTCATTTACCAGGACGTTGCGTTTAAACCGCTCCAAAAGTCTTTTTCAATGAATGGACGTTTTGCGTTTTACTCAACAGATGGTTATAATTCAAGGCTTTATGCCTACGAGAATGATTTGTTGTATTCGTTTTCAGTTCCGGCGCTTTATGGAAAAGGAATTCGCGCCTATTTTAATCTTCAGCAAAAGTTCGGAAATCAGTTTACACTTTGGCTGAAATTTGCAACAACTCATCAATTTGCTTCAACGAGTGTTGATTCTTCGACCAAATCGGAAGTGAAATTTCAGGTTCGTTATCAGTTTTGA